A stretch of DNA from Lotus japonicus ecotype B-129 chromosome 4, LjGifu_v1.2:
GAGCTTATCCATCTATTTGAATCGCTAGATACTCTTTTAAGTGACTTGAGGAAATGAAAACATATCCAACGGAATATATgttctaattttattttattctttgtTTGTTTCTTGCCAAACATGCAAGAGGATCACATTCTTGTTGATTTCATGATCAATTTTCAACTATTAGACACCACGATGATGTCAGCTCACATTACAATATCctcatttttttctccttctctaTTTTTTgacgaaaaaaatatttatagacCGCACATAAGATACTGAGTTTTGTGATGATTTTTAACCCTCTATATATCTACCTATGTGCTTAATGTATTGTTGTTGAATTTTTCTTATCACCTTATATTAATAGTGGTGGTTCATGTACATTAACCTTTCACTAGACATCCCGATACAGAAAATTTGACTGCAATTTGTTTTATAAACTCTAGAAAATATTATTGCAAAtggtaaaatttatttttcttataaacTCCGCAAGACTATCACAAACTACACTAGAGGTATCACATGTTTCAATTGTTCATGAATCTttcaaattttatatattataatatcattattttcttttcttcatattttgaGTGTAAACACCCCATTTGGGGTTTAGAATTTATGGCAAAACATTTTGCTATTCTCCTGTTCCTCTTGGATATGATTTCAATAATTATTTGTCCACACCTCTaaattgaggtggaaagaggtggaggaggagagagataagaagaaaagaaaaagtaagagagagaaagtataagatgtgatagatgataagatgagagagatagaaataaaaataggtggaaatgaagtgtataaataatgatgtgtgtatatatcattactcatatgATTTGGACATGACTAGTAACGCCAATGAGTGCGCATTCCTTGGGACAATCCTATCCATCCTGGATGCAGAGACTCAAAAtatcaaaatttcaaataaaaatctaAAACTCTCAAACTAATTGAACCGCACTTAACATATGTGATTTAAGTATATATACTTAATTTTATTAACTAATATCTCATATTCAACTCATAAAAAATCCTATAAAGCATAATAAGCCCTATTAAGATGTGAATGTTTATGACCGATATTGTGTTTGATTTTCAGTTTAGAAGTTTGTTTGAGacattaaaattcaaaattacacATTATAACGCCCCAAACGTGAAAAAGTTTTGAACCTTTGCCGAGTGAAAACACTTTCGAACTGATAACCAAACTGTAAATAAAAGATTCTAGATAAAATTGCCAACAAAATGAACCTCAGTGGACCCCACTGCTCCCACAGGTGAATAATGACATCATGAATCACCTCCAGCTATGCTCTCCATAATCCAAAACAGAAACCCATTTCTAAAAACTCTCTATAAATACCTTTCCACCCCATCACCCACTCCTCAACCATTAACATTAATCTTTCTTTCACTCCTCTCTTTCCTTTTGAAACCCTCTCTAatcattttcctcttctttcCTCTCTTTCCTCTCTCTCCCCTGTTCTCACTGTTTCACACCCAGACAACACAAAAACCAAAATGGCAGCAGCAGCATACAGAGAACCCATGATGCACGAAAGAGCCCCTACCTCATCCCAAATACCACCACACTCACCATGGCATTCCCCTGTTCCTTACCTCTTCGGAGGTTTAGCAGCCATGTTAGGCCTCATAGCTTTCGCACTGTTAATCCTCGCATGCTCCTACTGGAAACTCTCAGGCTACCTCGAAAACAGCAACGAATCAGAGCGAGACCTCGAAGCAGGGGAAGGAAAATCCGACCAAGACCAGAAGCCGCAGAAACCGTACGAGGAGAAGATCTTGGTCATCATGGCTGGACAAGAAAAACCAACATTCTTAGCCACACCAAGCATGACAAGCTCGAGTACAAGCAGCAGTAGTACTACCAGAACCTCATCATTCGCCGACAACACCAGCACCTGTACCTGCGGCGACCGGAAATCTGTGGAAATGAGCACTGACGACGCCGCCGTGAAACAGGGAAGCGGTCAGGTACCTGACACCTCGGCAGAAGGATCAGAACGTTAATTGAGCATCGATCTGCGGCGTCGATCGGCACATGTTCCGGGTTTTTGTTTTCTAGCTGGTGAAAACGTAAAGCTCGTGACACTGGTTTTTGGAACTTTGTTTTAGGTGTCTTCCTCTGCATGTTTCAGGATTGGTTATGTAGCGATGGGTTCAGAATTTCAGATCCTTCTAGTATTAATTTAGATATAGATGATATATATAaggtttttcattttcattttcacaaCTGTACATCATTTCGGGAGTGTAAATTGGTTGAGGTGCATGGAATGAAAGAAGCTTTAATTTGCTAGCTGTTTCACAATTTTGGTTTTCATTGAGATAAGATTtgaaattgagaatttttttagaCATAATTTTGGATAAGAaattcaaagaaagaaaaagggtTTTATGAGTGTGGTTTGATTAATTGCAAGATGTGGCGATACCATTGTAGTGTGTGTTGAGACGTGTAAAGCTATGCGCAAAGTAAGGGGAGGAGAATTGTTGTATGTGTCTGATGCGGCGAGAGGACACCATGAAAAAACAGTAGTAGGTGCACTGTTTGTTCCTCGTGACACTCATGATGATTATGCGTTTTAGACTTGCTTCctttcattttgattttttttattgttctcGTTTTCAGGGCTTTCTCTGTTTTAGTACAATATTTTGAGTTTCATTGCCTCTGGGAATGCTCAATGTGTTGTCTAACTGGGGCATTTTCTTCATGTCTCTAGAATAATGGTTTCACACTTTCACTGTGTTCACCTTCCAGCTTCATGCCATTAATATTAGGGGTtatctaaatgacccatgacaaagtttgggttaaataacccatcattcaatcacattgtgattgaatgataagtgagttggaatttctatattttatttattaatttatttacaactcatttatctcaaatatgattggatgatgagttatttaacccaaactttatcatgggtcatttagacaacccataTTGCAAAGCAGCATTTGCATATGATTAGGGCAAATTTGTCTAAAACAGATTGACCCTACCCTGTTCCACTAATATTTTACACTATACATTTACTCATTCTAttgcatatttttttaaatgacaaGTCAAGTAGAACATTCATTTTAAGTACTCCTTTTTtattttggcttataaaaaaactccttttttatttcattttccttATAATTAAAGTGTAGTTTGAAGTGTATTTTCCT
This window harbors:
- the LOC130714846 gene encoding protein GLUTAMINE DUMPER 2 — encoded protein: MAAAAYREPMMHERAPTSSQIPPHSPWHSPVPYLFGGLAAMLGLIAFALLILACSYWKLSGYLENSNESERDLEAGEGKSDQDQKPQKPYEEKILVIMAGQEKPTFLATPSMTSSSTSSSSTTRTSSFADNTSTCTCGDRKSVEMSTDDAAVKQGSGQVPDTSAEGSER